Proteins from a single region of Paraburkholderia sp. PGU19:
- a CDS encoding methyl-accepting chemotaxis protein, translated as MVDQYVIAAALAGVAWGALAGLFVHRWWYRKRAAAQQQTTLESQNTVLVQAEERHAAEVRQHEQQARELHALVDTLRDDLAQQSVLADEARDALNALHLQKDEWLQQATRLSTEAGRLRHLSATFERWHEQMISLMAQNHDMHAKNSELSSIVRHVLIVSLNASIEAARAGAAGRGFSIVASEVRALATRSQELSKSYHDSLNRNDLITTATFQDIQAGGKMIAASLASVESLAGQIQSRLEQATT; from the coding sequence GTGGTTGATCAGTATGTGATTGCGGCTGCCCTGGCGGGCGTCGCGTGGGGCGCGCTGGCAGGATTGTTCGTGCATCGGTGGTGGTACAGGAAACGGGCGGCTGCGCAACAGCAGACCACGCTCGAGTCGCAGAACACCGTGCTCGTGCAGGCCGAGGAGCGTCACGCCGCCGAAGTCCGGCAGCACGAGCAGCAGGCGCGCGAACTGCACGCGCTCGTCGATACATTGCGCGACGATCTCGCGCAGCAGTCGGTGTTGGCGGACGAAGCGCGTGACGCACTGAACGCGCTGCATCTGCAAAAAGACGAGTGGCTGCAACAGGCGACCCGCCTCTCAACGGAAGCGGGGCGCCTGCGGCATCTGTCCGCGACGTTCGAGCGCTGGCACGAGCAGATGATCTCGCTGATGGCGCAGAACCACGACATGCACGCGAAGAACAGCGAACTGTCGTCGATCGTGCGTCACGTGCTGATCGTGTCGCTGAATGCGTCGATTGAAGCAGCGCGCGCGGGTGCGGCGGGGCGCGGGTTCTCGATCGTCGCAAGCGAAGTGCGCGCGCTTGCGACACGCTCGCAGGAACTGTCGAAGAGCTATCACGACAGCCTGAACCGCAATGACCTGATCACCACGGCCACGTTTCAGGACATTCAGGCGGGCGGCAAGATGATTGCGGCGTCGCTGGCGAGCGTCGAGTCGCTTGCCGGTCAGATTCAATCCCGGTTAGAGCAGGCGACGACGTGA
- a CDS encoding response regulator, translating into MAKVLVVDDSSTVRDEVAGFLRKNGLDVDTAVDGKDGLAKLKASPGIRLVVSDVNMPNMDGLTMAEKIRGELANASVNIIMLTTESSPAMKERGKAAGVKGWIVKPFKGDAVLETFRKLAG; encoded by the coding sequence ATGGCTAAGGTTCTGGTAGTGGACGATTCGAGCACGGTGCGCGATGAAGTCGCGGGTTTTCTGAGGAAAAATGGTCTCGATGTCGATACCGCGGTGGACGGCAAGGATGGTCTCGCGAAGCTGAAGGCGTCGCCCGGCATCCGTCTCGTCGTCAGCGACGTCAATATGCCGAATATGGACGGCCTGACGATGGCCGAAAAGATTCGCGGCGAACTGGCCAATGCGAGCGTCAACATCATCATGCTGACGACGGAAAGCAGCCCTGCAATGAAGGAGCGCGGCAAGGCGGCGGGTGTGAAGGGCTGGATCGTGAAGCCGTTCAAGGGCGACGCGGTGCTCGAAACGTTCCGCAAGCTGGCCGGCTGA
- a CDS encoding DUF4148 domain-containing protein — protein MKSLGQFVIVAALVSAPLTVIAQNNQPVTRAQVREELVQLHNAGYSSLDDRNSYPKHIQAAEARLAAQQAASTQQSGLGGAANGVSEAGVRANANGITFSHH, from the coding sequence ATGAAATCGCTCGGTCAATTCGTTATCGTCGCCGCTCTAGTCAGTGCTCCCCTGACTGTAATCGCGCAGAACAATCAGCCCGTGACACGCGCGCAGGTACGTGAAGAACTCGTGCAGTTGCATAACGCCGGTTATAGTTCGCTCGACGATCGCAATAGCTATCCCAAGCATATTCAGGCCGCCGAAGCGCGTCTGGCCGCACAACAGGCTGCATCGACTCAGCAAAGCGGGTTGGGTGGCGCGGCGAATGGCGTGTCGGAAGCGGGCGTGCGCGCCAATGCGAATGGCATCACGTTCTCGCACCATTAA